Proteins co-encoded in one Methanobrevibacter gottschalkii DSM 11977 genomic window:
- a CDS encoding adenosylhomocysteinase yields MSKVKDISLAPEGIRKIEWVQKHMPVLEHIKQEYLETQPFKGITIGSCLHLEPKTINLGLTLMAGGAEVAMTGCNPLSTHDDAVAGAADLGLNVYGWREQDDEEYYQTINMVLDHKPDIIIDDGADMIMVLHNERTELLSRIKGACEETTTGVHRLQAMHADGALKFPVIAVNDAYTKYLFDNRYGTGQSSFDAIMGTTNMVIAGKTVTICGYGWCGRGLALRADGLGADVIVTEVDPIRALEARMDGYRVMTIREAVKQSDLIITVTGNSDIISGDDFKYMKDGCMLANSGHFNVEINRPDLEAISTEVKEVRESIEEFTTKDGRKIYLLADGRLVNLSAARGQGHPAEIMDMSFAVQALSAKHILENDLSVGVTKAPDEIDYSVATMKLKAMGIKIDSLTDKQKDYMSNWQEGT; encoded by the coding sequence TGAGTAAAGTTAAAGATATATCTTTGGCACCTGAGGGTATCAGGAAAATTGAATGGGTTCAAAAACATATGCCTGTTTTAGAACACATTAAACAAGAGTATTTGGAGACCCAACCTTTTAAAGGCATTACTATTGGTTCATGTTTACATTTGGAGCCTAAAACTATTAATTTAGGTTTGACTTTAATGGCAGGTGGGGCTGAAGTAGCAATGACTGGTTGTAACCCATTATCCACTCATGATGATGCAGTTGCCGGTGCTGCTGATTTGGGTTTAAATGTTTATGGTTGGAGGGAACAAGATGATGAAGAATATTATCAAACTATTAATATGGTACTTGATCATAAACCCGATATAATTATTGACGATGGTGCAGACATGATTATGGTGCTTCACAATGAAAGGACTGAATTATTAAGTCGTATTAAAGGAGCTTGTGAAGAGACTACTACTGGTGTGCACAGATTACAAGCAATGCATGCTGATGGGGCATTAAAATTTCCAGTTATTGCTGTAAATGATGCTTATACTAAATATTTATTTGATAACAGATATGGAACTGGTCAATCAAGTTTTGATGCGATAATGGGAACAACCAACATGGTAATCGCAGGAAAAACAGTAACAATCTGTGGTTATGGATGGTGTGGAAGAGGACTTGCACTTAGAGCTGATGGTCTTGGTGCAGATGTTATTGTAACTGAAGTAGACCCAATCAGAGCACTTGAAGCAAGAATGGATGGGTACAGAGTAATGACCATAAGGGAAGCAGTAAAGCAATCAGACTTAATCATCACAGTAACAGGTAATTCAGATATTATAAGTGGGGATGATTTCAAATACATGAAGGACGGGTGCATGCTTGCAAATTCAGGACATTTTAATGTTGAAATCAACAGACCAGATTTAGAAGCTATTTCAACTGAGGTAAAAGAAGTACGTGAAAGTATTGAAGAGTTTACCACTAAAGATGGACGTAAGATTTATCTTTTAGCTGATGGTCGTCTTGTAAATTTATCAGCTGCACGTGGACAAGGACATCCTGCTGAAATTATGGATATGAGTTTTGCTGTACAAGCATTATCTGCAAAACATATTCTTGAAAATGATTTATCTGTAGGTGTGACTAAGGCACCAGATGAAATCGACTACAGTGTAGCAACAATGAAATTAAAAGCTATGGGTATTAAAATTGACTCATTAACTGATAAACAAAAAGATTATATGTCTAATTGGCAAGAAGGAACATAA
- a CDS encoding DUF2119 domain-containing protein, translating to MSFFKYIDNGEGPTKLFIGGLHGNEGTTSLKFIKRIKDENLSSGQFYFYNFDKTPYISTVDKEYYKSELGQKVLGLIEYLCPDFYTELHCYNLKNYDKLTSMERYKKTGIPPLIKLGNHVLVSSVSPLIRMTYFSTETVCKTLEFPCFEKLNSEIIEKYNFNKSLAIETYEELLNLILSSPSRDHFEREMLKKHENQVHIAMRYAEKVFGKDFPPY from the coding sequence ATGTCTTTTTTTAAATATATTGATAATGGTGAAGGTCCAACAAAACTATTTATTGGTGGACTTCATGGAAATGAAGGTACCACATCTTTAAAGTTCATTAAAAGAATTAAAGATGAAAATCTATCCTCTGGACAATTCTATTTTTATAATTTTGATAAAACTCCATATATTTCGACTGTTGATAAAGAGTATTATAAATCTGAGTTGGGTCAAAAAGTTTTAGGTTTAATTGAATATCTATGTCCTGATTTTTACACAGAGCTTCATTGCTATAATCTTAAAAATTATGATAAATTAACTTCAATGGAGAGATATAAAAAAACAGGTATTCCTCCACTTATTAAGCTGGGAAATCATGTTCTAGTTTCGTCAGTATCTCCATTAATTAGGATGACTTATTTTTCCACTGAAACCGTATGCAAAACATTGGAATTTCCGTGTTTTGAAAAATTAAACTCGGAGATTATTGAAAAATATAATTTTAACAAGAGTCTGGCAATTGAAACCTATGAAGAGTTACTCAATTTAATTTTAAGTTCACCTTCTAGAGATCATTTTGAAAGAGAAATGTTGAAAAAACATGAAAATCAGGTTCATATAGCTATGAGGTATGCAGAAAAGGTATTTGGCAAAGATTTCCCACCATATTAA
- the fen gene encoding flap endonuclease-1 — translation MGVKLKDIIEPESISFKDLEGRTVSIDAFNTLFQFLSTIRQRDGRPLTDENGNITSHLSGILYRNSSMVEKDIKPIYIFDGKAPELKSETQAKRREVREEAEKIYKDALSRGDAEKARKFAMRSSKLSPEIISSSKKLLTLMGIPYVDAKGEGEAQAAYLVQNGDAYAVASQDYDCLLFGAKRVVRNLAVNSNLGNLEFYQLDKVLRELDITREELIDMGILIGTDFCDGLKGVGAKTALKLAHKGQLKEKIAELQKESAHDLDEVREIFLNHNVNTDYKIKWEKPQKDKIIEFLCYEHGFSEDRVLKASDKLKNLNSSQGSLDAWF, via the coding sequence ATGGGTGTTAAACTAAAAGATATAATTGAACCAGAATCAATTAGTTTTAAAGATTTAGAAGGAAGAACTGTATCAATTGATGCATTCAATACACTTTTCCAATTCTTATCTACAATCAGACAAAGAGATGGCAGACCCTTAACTGATGAAAATGGAAACATCACATCCCATTTAAGCGGAATATTATATAGAAACTCATCAATGGTCGAAAAAGATATAAAACCAATTTATATCTTTGATGGAAAAGCACCCGAACTAAAAAGTGAGACTCAAGCCAAAAGAAGAGAAGTTAGGGAAGAAGCTGAAAAAATCTACAAAGATGCATTATCAAGAGGAGATGCTGAAAAAGCGCGTAAATTTGCAATGAGATCATCGAAATTATCACCTGAGATTATTTCATCTTCTAAAAAGTTATTAACATTAATGGGAATTCCTTATGTTGATGCAAAAGGCGAAGGTGAAGCTCAAGCAGCATATTTAGTTCAAAATGGAGATGCTTATGCAGTTGCATCACAAGACTATGATTGTCTATTGTTTGGAGCTAAAAGAGTTGTTAGAAATCTTGCTGTCAATTCAAATCTTGGGAACCTAGAGTTCTATCAATTGGATAAAGTTCTAAGAGAATTAGATATAACAAGAGAAGAATTAATTGACATGGGAATATTAATTGGAACTGATTTTTGTGATGGTTTAAAAGGCGTAGGTGCTAAAACAGCACTTAAATTAGCTCATAAAGGTCAATTAAAAGAAAAAATAGCAGAACTTCAAAAAGAATCAGCTCATGATTTAGATGAAGTTCGTGAAATCTTCTTAAACCATAATGTAAATACTGATTATAAAATCAAATGGGAAAAACCTCAAAAAGATAAGATTATTGAATTTTTATGCTATGAACATGGATTTTCCGAAGATCGTGTTTTAAAAGCATCAGATAAACTTAAAAACTTAAATTCATCGCAAGGAAGTCTTGATGCTTGGTTTTAG
- a CDS encoding chorismate--pyruvate lyase family protein: MSEPKNEANRGLIDKITQVEQEYGKNFSNTQKILLTTDGSITAILDVLYGKITLSTLDQHFEDADEYHAKLVNVNKGDEINYREVIMHRNGKPLIYAISHIPLSRCTKEVCADLIRADIPIGRILKNYNIESRREINNIYIEKPNETLKELFGTDEDMLARDYVIINHDKILMWIKEVFPISYFTEI; encoded by the coding sequence ATGTCTGAGCCGAAAAATGAAGCAAATAGAGGTCTTATTGATAAGATAACTCAAGTAGAACAAGAATATGGTAAAAATTTCTCAAATACTCAAAAGATTTTATTAACAACTGACGGATCAATTACAGCAATATTAGATGTTTTATATGGGAAAATAACATTGTCTACCCTTGATCAGCATTTCGAGGATGCGGACGAATATCATGCTAAATTAGTCAATGTTAATAAAGGGGATGAAATTAATTACCGTGAAGTTATAATGCATAGAAACGGGAAGCCTTTAATATATGCAATATCACACATTCCGTTATCTAGATGCACTAAAGAAGTTTGTGCTGATTTAATCAGAGCAGATATACCAATTGGTAGAATCTTAAAAAACTACAATATCGAATCAAGAAGAGAAATCAATAACATATACATTGAAAAACCTAATGAAACTTTAAAGGAATTATTTGGCACTGACGAAGACATGCTTGCAAGAGACTACGTCATTATCAACCATGACAAGATATTAATGTGGATTAAAGAAGTGTTCCCAATCAGCTATTTTACAGAAATATAA
- the hacA gene encoding homoaconitase large subunit, with protein MNITEKILSAKAGHEVTSGEIIEIPVDLAMSHDGTSPPAIKTFEKVAKNVWDPEKIAIIFDHNIPANTIGSAEFQKVCRDFIKTQNITKNFIHGEGICHQVVPEMGLVEPGMVIVGADSHTCTYGAFGAFSTGMGATDLAMVWATGKTWFMVPEAIRMKVEGELNPYIAPKDIILNIIGETGIAGATYRTAEFCGETIEKMGVEGRATMCNMAIEMGAKNGIMEPNREVINYICQRTGKNESELNIIKSDEDAVYSKEMHFDIEGMEPQIACPNDVDNVKGISKIEGTVINQCLIGSCTNGRLSDLKDAAEILEGKKINDDIRLIILPASREIYKQAMHLGYIDTFIDAGAIICNPGCGPCLGGHMGVLSEGESCISTTNRNFKGRMGDPKSSVYLSNSKVVAASAIKGVITNPKDL; from the coding sequence ATGAATATTACTGAAAAAATATTATCTGCAAAAGCAGGCCATGAAGTAACATCTGGCGAAATCATTGAAATTCCCGTTGATCTTGCAATGTCGCATGACGGAACCTCACCACCAGCTATTAAAACATTTGAAAAAGTAGCGAAAAATGTATGGGATCCTGAAAAAATAGCCATTATATTCGATCACAACATTCCTGCAAACACAATAGGTTCTGCAGAATTTCAAAAAGTCTGTCGTGACTTTATTAAAACACAAAATATTACTAAAAACTTTATTCATGGTGAAGGAATATGTCATCAAGTTGTTCCTGAAATGGGATTAGTTGAGCCTGGGATGGTTATTGTTGGTGCTGACTCACACACATGTACTTATGGTGCATTTGGAGCATTTTCAACAGGTATGGGTGCAACTGACCTTGCAATGGTTTGGGCAACTGGTAAAACATGGTTTATGGTTCCTGAAGCAATTAGAATGAAAGTTGAAGGTGAATTAAACCCATATATTGCACCAAAAGATATAATTTTAAACATTATCGGAGAAACCGGAATTGCAGGAGCAACATACAGGACTGCTGAATTCTGCGGTGAAACTATAGAAAAAATGGGAGTTGAAGGAAGAGCAACCATGTGTAATATGGCTATTGAAATGGGTGCTAAAAATGGTATAATGGAACCAAATCGTGAGGTTATTAACTATATCTGCCAAAGAACTGGCAAAAATGAATCTGAATTAAATATTATAAAGTCAGATGAAGATGCAGTTTATTCAAAAGAAATGCATTTTGACATTGAAGGCATGGAACCGCAAATTGCATGTCCAAATGATGTGGACAATGTTAAGGGAATTTCTAAAATTGAAGGAACTGTAATAAATCAATGCTTAATCGGTTCATGTACCAACGGTAGACTTTCTGATTTAAAAGATGCAGCAGAAATATTGGAAGGTAAGAAAATTAACGATGACATCAGATTAATTATTCTTCCAGCTTCAAGAGAAATCTACAAGCAAGCAATGCATTTAGGCTATATCGATACATTTATAGATGCAGGAGCTATTATTTGCAATCCAGGATGTGGACCATGTCTTGGAGGACACATGGGAGTATTATCCGAAGGTGAATCATGTATTTCAACAACCAATAGAAATTTTAAAGGTAGAATGGGTGATCCGAAGTCTTCAGTATATTTATCTAATTCAAAAGTAGTGGCAGCATCAGCAATTAAAGGTGTTATTACTAATCCAAAAGATTTATAG